One Streptosporangium sp. NBC_01495 DNA window includes the following coding sequences:
- a CDS encoding GNAT family N-acetyltransferase, with protein sequence MSELRFVVDPELTSELTGELIECWTEVVNSGGSVGFVPPVTSDDIIETATAAFAACDATLGGPDHLLVGFDAEDRVACWLILGDGKSWLRAHWRWVWRVMVDPKHQGRGYGTRLMRAAADAARALGVEALHLTVRGGTGTEGFYSRLGYIEVGRIPRAIRLAPGDDRDEIYMVKNL encoded by the coding sequence ATGTCAGAACTGCGGTTCGTGGTGGATCCCGAACTCACCTCCGAGCTCACCGGCGAGCTCATCGAGTGCTGGACCGAAGTGGTGAACTCCGGAGGGTCTGTCGGCTTCGTCCCCCCGGTCACCTCCGACGACATCATCGAGACGGCGACCGCCGCCTTCGCCGCCTGTGACGCCACCCTCGGCGGCCCCGACCACCTGCTCGTCGGGTTCGACGCGGAGGACCGGGTGGCCTGCTGGCTGATCCTGGGCGACGGCAAGTCGTGGCTGCGGGCCCACTGGCGCTGGGTGTGGCGCGTGATGGTCGACCCCAAGCACCAGGGCAGGGGCTACGGGACGCGGCTCATGCGCGCCGCCGCCGACGCCGCCCGCGCCCTGGGCGTGGAGGCGCTGCACCTGACGGTCCGCGGCGGCACCGGGACCGAGGGCTTCTACAGCCGTCTGGGGTACATAGAGGTCGGCCGGATCCCGCGGGCGATCCGCCTCGCCCCCGGCGACGACCGGGACGAGATCTACATGGTCAAAAACCTGTGA
- a CDS encoding BlaI/MecI/CopY family transcriptional regulator, which yields MKGLGELERSIMDIIWAQPSSVTAREVGRLISDRDLAPTTVMTVLDRLTRKGFLLRTRDGRAWRYAPAESRDAYIAELMLEALDLTGDRSAALTRFAQAVTGTEADILRRALTDLEGELEDE from the coding sequence GTGAAGGGTCTCGGCGAGCTTGAACGCAGCATCATGGACATCATCTGGGCACAGCCATCCTCTGTGACGGCGCGGGAGGTCGGGCGTCTGATCTCCGACCGCGACCTCGCGCCCACCACCGTGATGACCGTGCTCGACCGGCTCACCCGCAAGGGCTTCCTGCTCCGCACCCGCGACGGGCGCGCGTGGCGGTACGCACCGGCGGAGAGCCGCGACGCCTACATCGCGGAGCTTATGCTGGAAGCGCTGGATTTGACCGGTGACCGGTCGGCGGCCCTCACCCGGTTCGCCCAAGCCGTCACCGGCACCGAAGCCGACATCCTGCGCAGGGCCCTGACGGACCTTGAGGGGGAGCTGGAGGACGAGTAG
- a CDS encoding M56 family metallopeptidase yields MTAAALATLALVCAVGAWRFTRARWTYRAPHVAIVLWQALGVTWGLAGTGALLGYALEPYGKGVLHGLHEFAISAFGVGRGLPTPYDMPRLIALVAGLTALAVLILVLLAAGAQTFRARHRHRTLLALVAREDPVVPGVRVLDHPGATAYCVPGLRSQVVVSEGALKLLSSDELSAVLAHEAAHVRERHDLVLLPFAALRRALPWSRVVRDAQGEVGLLVEMAADDVARRGCSARRLATALLRFGTAGAVPAPHGALGAANSAAAVMARVERLVNPVPVLPRGVRYAIVTFSVVLTSSAPLLWLVPY; encoded by the coding sequence ATGACCGCGGCAGCCCTGGCGACGCTCGCCCTGGTCTGCGCGGTCGGCGCCTGGCGGTTCACCCGGGCGCGATGGACCTACCGCGCCCCGCACGTGGCCATCGTCCTGTGGCAGGCGCTCGGGGTCACCTGGGGCCTGGCCGGGACCGGCGCCCTGCTGGGTTACGCGCTGGAGCCCTACGGCAAGGGCGTGCTGCACGGCCTGCACGAGTTCGCGATCTCCGCGTTCGGCGTCGGGCGGGGGCTCCCCACGCCGTACGACATGCCGAGGCTCATCGCGCTCGTCGCGGGGCTGACCGCGCTGGCCGTGCTGATCCTGGTGCTCCTCGCCGCGGGCGCGCAGACGTTCCGCGCCCGCCACCGCCACCGCACCCTGCTCGCCCTGGTCGCCAGGGAGGACCCGGTGGTCCCCGGCGTGCGGGTGCTCGACCACCCGGGCGCCACCGCCTACTGCGTGCCCGGCCTGCGCTCCCAGGTGGTGGTCAGCGAGGGGGCGCTGAAGCTGCTCTCCTCCGACGAGCTGAGCGCGGTGCTCGCCCACGAGGCCGCCCACGTGCGCGAGCGGCACGACCTGGTGCTGCTGCCCTTCGCCGCGCTGCGCAGGGCGCTGCCCTGGTCGCGCGTGGTCAGGGACGCGCAGGGCGAGGTCGGGCTGCTTGTGGAGATGGCCGCCGACGACGTCGCCCGCCGCGGCTGCTCCGCGCGCCGCCTGGCGACCGCCCTGCTGCGTTTCGGCACGGCGGGCGCCGTTCCGGCCCCGCACGGCGCGCTGGGCGCCGCGAACTCCGCCGCCGCCGTGATGGCCAGGGTCGAGCGCCTGGTGAACCCGGTCCCGGTCCTGCCTCGCGGGGTCCGCTACGCCATCGTCACCTTCTCCGTCGTCCTGACGTCGTCGGCGCCGCTGCTCTGGCTGGTCCCGTACTGA
- a CDS encoding helix-turn-helix domain-containing protein encodes MALPKVGSIGEYIREQRTHAKISLRQLAAAAGVSNPYLSQIERGLRKPSAEILNQIAKGLHISSQALYVQAGLIEERDPDSDVLTAIRADHLITERQRQVLIDIYESFRKENHQAEAPDDEAQTSQKAPLAPEPRRGEAGPSPDGEVPLPGEYLTALKPYAAPQSNGHITKETKEG; translated from the coding sequence ATGGCACTACCCAAGGTCGGCTCGATCGGTGAGTACATCCGCGAGCAACGCACGCACGCGAAGATCTCCCTGCGACAGCTCGCCGCGGCGGCGGGGGTCTCCAACCCCTACCTGAGCCAGATCGAGCGCGGGCTGCGCAAGCCCAGCGCCGAGATCCTGAACCAGATCGCCAAGGGCCTGCACATCTCGTCGCAGGCGCTGTACGTCCAGGCGGGCCTGATCGAGGAGCGCGACCCGGACAGCGACGTGCTGACCGCGATCAGGGCCGACCACCTCATCACCGAGCGCCAGCGCCAGGTGCTGATCGACATCTACGAGTCGTTCCGCAAGGAGAACCATCAGGCCGAGGCCCCGGACGACGAAGCGCAGACCTCCCAGAAAGCGCCTCTCGCACCGGAGCCCCGGCGGGGTGAAGCGGGTCCCTCGCCTGACGGCGAGGTGCCGCTCCCCGGGGAATACCTCACCGCGTTGAAGCCCTACGCGGCCCCCCAGAGCAACGGCCACATCACCAAGGAAACCAAGGAAGGTTAA
- a CDS encoding DUF2516 family protein, which produces MIEIHGALDLVFWILAVGVFALSGWALVHAVKTPARAFAVTGKQTKNLWLVILGLAALFGFAAAVQYLSVLSIFTIASVIASGIYLADVRPAVREIGKGGGNQGPYGPW; this is translated from the coding sequence ATGATCGAAATCCACGGTGCCCTGGACCTGGTCTTCTGGATCCTGGCCGTCGGAGTGTTCGCGCTGTCGGGCTGGGCGCTCGTCCACGCGGTGAAGACCCCGGCGCGGGCGTTCGCGGTCACCGGCAAGCAGACCAAGAATCTGTGGCTGGTCATCCTCGGGCTGGCGGCGCTGTTCGGCTTCGCCGCCGCGGTGCAGTATCTCAGCGTGCTGAGCATCTTCACGATCGCGTCCGTCATCGCCTCGGGCATCTACCTCGCCGACGTGCGTCCCGCCGTTCGGGAGATCGGCAAGGGCGGCGGCAACCAGGGGCCGTACGGACCCTGGTGA
- a CDS encoding GNAT family N-acetyltransferase produces the protein MMFARKPTLSGEHVTLRPVGPEHVDGLWELVNDPETVRLTGSRGKPDYEALKVWYGSRGDLCDRLDLAICTADDDAYVGEIVLNDLDADNLSCNLRIALIGPRAYGRGYGTEAIRLTLDHVFRTTPLHRVGLEVYTFNERAAHVYRKVGFVQEGVRRDALRVNGEWYDSVIMSILAPDWVVREI, from the coding sequence ATGATGTTCGCGCGCAAGCCCACGCTCTCCGGAGAGCACGTGACGCTCCGGCCGGTCGGCCCCGAGCACGTGGACGGCCTCTGGGAACTGGTCAACGACCCCGAGACGGTCCGGCTGACCGGCTCGCGCGGCAAGCCCGACTACGAGGCGCTCAAGGTCTGGTACGGCTCGCGGGGTGACCTCTGCGACCGGCTGGACCTGGCGATCTGCACCGCCGATGACGACGCCTACGTGGGCGAGATCGTGCTCAACGATCTCGACGCCGACAACCTCTCCTGCAACCTGCGCATCGCGCTGATCGGCCCCCGGGCGTACGGCAGGGGCTATGGCACCGAGGCGATCCGGCTCACCCTCGACCACGTCTTCCGCACCACGCCGCTGCACCGGGTGGGCCTGGAGGTCTACACCTTCAACGAGCGGGCCGCGCACGTCTACCGCAAGGTCGGCTTCGTCCAGGAGGGCGTCCGCCGTGACGCCCTGCGGGTAAACGGGGAATGGTATGACTCCGTAATCATGTCGATACTTGCCCCTGACTGGGTTGTCAGGGAAATTTGA
- a CDS encoding LacI family DNA-binding transcriptional regulator, which yields MADLPTLAQVAAEAGVSPATASRVLTGSVRVSTSTRRQVHDAISRLGYVRHRAPRGGSGRRSDQVVAIVVCEPAHRLFTEPFYARMITAAEEVLTGHGVPLAVMTATAATSTIATPPLVAGGVDGVLLIAARDRHPLVVTLAASGIPVRSAGRPPDGIDLPHVDMDNRDGGRQAAEHLLLGGRRSIGVIAGPPALPAARDRLDGFLQTLALAGMTGVPVAYGDFSHASGVHGMQWLLRRMPHVDAVFAASDVMAAAALQTLRRAGRRVPEDVAVIGFDDAPASRRTSPTLTTVRQPVEEFAALATRLLLLSMSSAGAPRDNPVLPTELVVRESA from the coding sequence ATGGCCGATCTACCCACACTTGCCCAGGTCGCAGCAGAGGCAGGGGTATCCCCTGCCACCGCGTCCCGGGTACTCACCGGTTCAGTCAGAGTCAGCACATCGACTCGTAGGCAGGTGCATGACGCAATATCGCGTCTCGGTTACGTAAGGCATCGCGCTCCCCGTGGCGGCTCCGGCCGCCGATCCGACCAGGTCGTGGCCATCGTGGTCTGCGAACCCGCGCACCGGCTGTTCACCGAGCCGTTCTACGCGCGGATGATCACGGCTGCGGAGGAGGTCCTCACCGGGCACGGCGTCCCCCTCGCCGTGATGACCGCCACGGCGGCCACCTCCACCATCGCCACGCCACCGCTCGTCGCCGGAGGCGTCGACGGCGTCCTGCTGATCGCGGCGCGCGACCGGCATCCGCTCGTGGTGACCCTGGCCGCCTCGGGCATTCCCGTACGGAGTGCGGGCCGTCCCCCGGATGGCATCGACCTCCCCCACGTCGACATGGACAACCGCGACGGCGGTCGGCAGGCGGCGGAACACCTGCTGCTCGGCGGCCGGAGGTCCATCGGCGTCATCGCGGGCCCACCCGCCCTTCCGGCCGCTCGCGACCGGCTCGACGGGTTCCTGCAGACCCTCGCCCTGGCCGGGATGACGGGCGTGCCGGTCGCGTACGGCGACTTCAGCCACGCGTCGGGCGTGCACGGCATGCAGTGGCTGCTGCGCAGGATGCCACACGTCGACGCGGTCTTCGCCGCCTCCGACGTGATGGCCGCCGCCGCGCTGCAGACCCTGCGCCGGGCCGGCCGCCGGGTGCCGGAGGACGTGGCCGTCATCGGGTTCGACGACGCCCCCGCCTCCCGGCGGACCTCACCCACGCTCACCACCGTCCGCCAGCCGGTGGAGGAGTTCGCCGCGCTCGCCACCCGGCTGCTGCTGCTCTCCATGAGCTCGGCCGGCGCTCCCCGCGACAATCCCGTACTCCCCACTGAGCTGGTGGTCCGTGAGTCCGCCTGA
- a CDS encoding serine/threonine-protein kinase has product MSPPDHVGLRAGDVLTRRYLLLERIAWGGMSVIWRAFDQSLQRMVAVKMLDGELGVDRGERELIRREARATARLIHPDAIEVYDYGESVTSHGRLAAYVVMRLLEGRPLADRITEGPLPWAEAATIAARLATVLAAAHERGIVHRDVTAENVLLTSAGAKLLDFGIAAFIGEDDDDRASDYGTPPYVAPERLTGAVADPANDVYALGVLLFEMLTGDHPYPERTWEEIENVRREGPPPVAEVPGMPARISALCQVCLSHRPEARPKAQEVADGLAAALNPPAPTVAPASATVPARSIGGNELVRWTVVATVVALFAGLLVWNQLSGSPGFPGFPGFPGSSGGQMAGPQGRGTVPPTVLDPTTAHPEPSPSVTVTVTRKQGKHAAEPAPGVEAIRSYDPNLNQSVRRFNAVLAKGEDEGRIRSDVALDLRQVFANSVWDSRDLTPIRGKIAERNREGTLPDDFRHALETQLLHVSIALTG; this is encoded by the coding sequence GTGAGTCCGCCTGACCACGTCGGGCTTCGCGCGGGGGACGTGCTCACCCGCAGGTACCTGTTGCTGGAGCGGATCGCGTGGGGTGGCATGAGCGTCATCTGGCGTGCCTTCGACCAGTCGCTCCAGCGGATGGTCGCCGTCAAGATGCTGGACGGCGAGCTGGGCGTCGACCGGGGGGAGCGCGAGCTGATCCGCAGGGAGGCGCGTGCCACCGCGCGCCTCATCCACCCCGACGCGATCGAGGTCTACGACTACGGGGAGAGCGTGACCTCCCATGGTCGCCTCGCCGCGTACGTGGTGATGCGCCTGCTGGAGGGGCGCCCGCTGGCGGACCGGATCACCGAGGGCCCGCTGCCGTGGGCGGAGGCGGCGACGATCGCCGCCAGGCTGGCCACCGTGCTGGCCGCCGCCCACGAGCGGGGCATCGTGCACCGGGACGTCACCGCCGAGAACGTGCTGCTGACCTCGGCCGGCGCCAAGCTGCTCGACTTCGGCATCGCGGCCTTCATCGGGGAGGACGACGACGACAGGGCCTCCGACTACGGGACCCCTCCCTACGTGGCTCCGGAGCGGCTGACCGGCGCGGTCGCGGACCCGGCGAACGATGTCTACGCGCTGGGCGTGCTGCTGTTCGAGATGCTCACCGGTGACCACCCGTACCCGGAACGGACCTGGGAGGAGATCGAGAACGTCCGCAGGGAGGGACCACCGCCGGTGGCGGAGGTGCCGGGGATGCCCGCGCGGATCAGCGCGCTCTGCCAGGTGTGCCTGTCGCACCGGCCCGAGGCCAGGCCCAAGGCGCAGGAGGTGGCCGACGGCCTGGCGGCGGCCCTCAATCCCCCGGCTCCGACCGTGGCTCCGGCCTCGGCCACGGTCCCGGCCCGCTCGATCGGCGGGAACGAGCTGGTGCGCTGGACGGTGGTCGCGACGGTGGTGGCGCTGTTCGCGGGGCTGCTGGTGTGGAACCAGCTCTCCGGCTCCCCCGGCTTCCCCGGCTTCCCCGGTTTCCCCGGCTCTTCCGGCGGTCAGATGGCCGGTCCGCAGGGTCGCGGGACGGTGCCGCCCACGGTCCTCGATCCCACCACCGCCCACCCCGAACCTTCCCCTTCCGTCACCGTCACCGTCACCCGCAAGCAGGGTAAGCACGCGGCGGAACCGGCGCCCGGGGTGGAGGCGATCCGTTCGTACGACCCGAATCTCAACCAGAGTGTGCGGCGCTTCAACGCCGTACTCGCGAAAGGGGAGGACGAGGGCAGGATCCGGTCCGACGTGGCCCTGGACCTGCGGCAGGTGTTTGCCAACAGCGTCTGGGACTCCCGCGACCTCACCCCGATCCGAGGAAAGATCGCCGAACGCAACCGGGAGGGCACGCTGCCCGACGACTTCCGCCACGCCCTGGAGACCCAGCTCCTGCATGTGTCGATCGCGTTGACCGGGTAG
- a CDS encoding CU044_5270 family protein → MDDDLRSLREWRAEIPEPGQEWVIPQRRRMLTRIRGRGRTLGRRLLLVGALGAAAALAVTTLRPEPPAPNPANTPPLVQLDAGVVLAHAAEVAGRRKSAQVPLPTQWHYTKTLDKQPNSDAAITREVWMRYDGKQSAHLGSARLGQKEGELVIRDVRLDPGDDDLSSQQYDVKLRALPTDPRKLLAKVTADRHWIEGAHEEGVPKSAEPDDARAYRVIMLYLSRYGSMPPRLEAAMYRALALIPGVRIEQGVSDAAGRSGLGIWREGAADGPSRRYDILETGTYRYLGSRMLWLSDESWDGRVVVPKGAVWSRALLSSVIVDRPGRRS, encoded by the coding sequence ATGGATGATGACCTGCGATCGCTGCGCGAGTGGCGCGCCGAGATCCCCGAGCCGGGCCAGGAATGGGTCATCCCGCAGCGCCGGCGGATGCTGACGCGGATCCGGGGGCGCGGGCGGACACTGGGGCGCCGCCTGCTCCTGGTCGGAGCGCTGGGCGCCGCCGCCGCACTCGCCGTGACCACCCTGCGGCCCGAACCGCCCGCCCCGAACCCGGCGAACACGCCGCCGCTCGTCCAGCTCGACGCCGGCGTGGTCCTGGCCCATGCCGCCGAAGTGGCGGGCAGGCGCAAAAGCGCCCAGGTGCCCCTGCCGACGCAGTGGCACTACACCAAGACCCTGGACAAACAACCGAACTCGGACGCGGCCATAACCCGTGAGGTATGGATGCGCTACGACGGCAAACAGAGCGCCCACCTGGGTAGCGCCCGCCTCGGTCAGAAGGAGGGAGAGCTGGTCATCAGAGACGTTCGCCTAGATCCGGGTGATGACGACCTGTCATCGCAGCAGTACGACGTCAAGCTCCGCGCGCTGCCGACCGACCCGAGGAAACTGCTGGCCAAGGTCACCGCCGATCGTCACTGGATCGAGGGGGCACATGAGGAGGGCGTCCCCAAGAGCGCTGAGCCCGACGACGCCCGCGCCTACCGGGTGATCATGCTCTACCTGAGCCGGTACGGCTCGATGCCACCACGCCTGGAGGCGGCCATGTACCGCGCGCTGGCGCTCATTCCCGGCGTCCGGATCGAGCAGGGCGTGAGCGACGCCGCAGGCCGCAGCGGCCTGGGTATCTGGCGAGAAGGAGCCGCTGACGGGCCCTCCCGCCGCTACGACATCCTCGAAACGGGCACCTACCGCTACCTGGGCAGCCGGATGCTCTGGCTGAGCGACGAGTCCTGGGACGGGCGCGTCGTCGTCCCCAAGGGCGCGGTGTGGAGCAGGGCCCTGCTGTCATCGGTGATCGTCGACCGCCCCGGCCGGCGGAGCTGA
- a CDS encoding RNA polymerase sigma factor yields MIAEESGRADDAELIRRSERVPEAFADLFDRHAPALRRYVARRLGPSLADDIVSDAFLTAFRRRHRYDASHPDARPWLYGIAARLISRHRRVEIRFYRALVRSGVDEITEPYTERVDDRVAAQQAGLAAALAKLSPGDREVLLLVAWAEMSYEDVARALDIPPGTVASRLHRARAKTRQALGGPTLATTREESLDG; encoded by the coding sequence GTGATCGCCGAAGAATCCGGCAGGGCCGATGACGCCGAGTTGATCCGGCGCTCGGAACGCGTCCCGGAGGCCTTCGCCGACCTCTTCGACCGGCACGCGCCCGCGTTGCGGCGCTACGTCGCCCGACGGCTGGGGCCCTCGCTGGCCGACGACATAGTCTCCGACGCCTTCCTGACCGCCTTTCGGCGCCGCCACCGCTACGACGCGAGCCACCCCGACGCGCGGCCCTGGCTGTATGGCATCGCGGCCCGGCTCATCAGCCGGCATCGGCGGGTGGAGATCCGCTTCTACCGGGCGCTGGTCCGCAGCGGCGTCGATGAGATCACCGAGCCGTACACCGAACGCGTCGACGACCGGGTCGCCGCCCAGCAGGCCGGGCTGGCGGCGGCGCTGGCGAAGCTGTCACCCGGTGACCGGGAGGTGCTGTTACTCGTGGCCTGGGCTGAGATGTCGTACGAGGACGTGGCCCGCGCGCTGGACATCCCTCCCGGAACCGTCGCGTCCCGCCTTCACCGGGCCAGAGCCAAGACGCGCCAGGCACTCGGCGGCCCCACCCTCGCGACCACCCGAGAGGAGTCCCTCGATGGATGA
- a CDS encoding DUF397 domain-containing protein yields MDMTDELSGAKWRKSSLSGSNGGDCVEVAGLSGGRAAVRDSKDPSGPALVFARGEWAAFVGGVRNGEFD; encoded by the coding sequence ATGGACATGACCGACGAGCTTTCCGGGGCCAAATGGCGTAAGTCCTCACTGTCCGGTAGCAATGGCGGCGATTGTGTTGAAGTCGCCGGTTTGTCCGGGGGCCGTGCGGCGGTCAGGGACAGTAAGGATCCGTCCGGTCCGGCGCTGGTCTTCGCCCGGGGCGAATGGGCGGCCTTCGTCGGCGGCGTGAGAAACGGCGAATTCGACTAA
- a CDS encoding DUF397 domain-containing protein — MDMTNELANAKWRKSSLSGSDGGNCVEVADLSGGRAAVRDSKDPSGPALVFARGEWAAFVGGVRNGEFD, encoded by the coding sequence ATGGACATGACCAACGAGCTTGCCAACGCCAAATGGCGCAAATCCTCACTGTCTGGTAGCGATGGCGGCAATTGCGTTGAAGTCGCCGACCTGTCCGGGGGGCGTGCGGCGGTCAGGGACAGTAAGGATCCGTCCGGTCCGGCGCTGGTCTTCGCCCGGGGCGAATGGGCGGCCTTCGTCGGCGGCGTGAGAAACGGCGAATTCGACTAG
- a CDS encoding helix-turn-helix domain-containing protein gives MTEILPADLTVTPRHYFGQEVRRLRSAAGFSQKQLAKQVPVSVSHLSMIETGTRPANHHTAEKLDAALDSGTTLVDLLNALEKANSPVPRWFRPWVEFEREAEALHIWELSVFPGLLQTEDYARALLSREPDVDHDQAEGHVAARLHRQTILDRLRPPMLWVVIDEGVLHRPVGSPEIMFAQLNHLLKMGERLNISLQILPYNAYSVLGLLGTFTVAELPRGASPMAYVESQPAGNRIIERAPEVRGLTFRHGVIRTDAISRRESLHMIKEKAELWT, from the coding sequence ATGACCGAGATTCTCCCCGCTGACCTGACGGTGACTCCTCGCCACTACTTCGGGCAGGAGGTTCGCAGGCTTCGCTCAGCGGCGGGATTCAGCCAGAAGCAGCTGGCGAAGCAGGTCCCCGTCTCCGTCAGTCACCTCAGCATGATCGAGACGGGCACCCGTCCGGCGAACCACCACACGGCCGAGAAACTCGATGCCGCCCTGGACTCCGGCACGACCCTGGTCGACCTGCTCAACGCTCTGGAGAAGGCCAACTCCCCGGTTCCCCGCTGGTTCCGCCCGTGGGTGGAGTTCGAGCGAGAGGCCGAAGCGCTCCACATCTGGGAACTGAGTGTCTTCCCCGGCCTGCTCCAGACGGAGGACTACGCGCGTGCCCTGCTCAGCCGCGAGCCCGACGTGGACCACGACCAGGCAGAAGGGCATGTCGCCGCCCGGCTGCACCGGCAGACCATCCTCGACCGCCTCAGGCCCCCGATGCTCTGGGTGGTGATCGACGAGGGGGTTTTGCACCGTCCCGTGGGTAGCCCGGAAATCATGTTCGCCCAGCTCAACCACCTTTTGAAGATGGGTGAGCGGCTCAACATTTCACTTCAGATTCTCCCTTACAACGCTTACAGTGTTCTTGGGCTGCTCGGCACGTTCACCGTCGCCGAACTGCCCCGTGGCGCCTCACCCATGGCGTACGTCGAATCGCAGCCAGCAGGAAACCGGATAATCGAGCGGGCACCCGAAGTCAGGGGGCTAACATTCAGGCACGGCGTGATCCGTACGGACGCGATCTCCCGCCGCGAGTCACTGCACATGATTAAGGAGAAGGCCGAGCTATGGACATGA
- a CDS encoding ATP-binding protein: MPQKPRKLGEIVLRRKPESVSQAREMVRDLLGADHPAYEQVRLAVSEITTNAVEHSESGPVGDLVMVVLKVVNDFVYVEVTDPGSASRKPHIQECAPLDAEGGRGLFIVDEISAGKWGVRDFGAGGRTVWCAIPATPPNAAEPPTAAPVLPAAQPG; the protein is encoded by the coding sequence ATGCCACAAAAACCCAGAAAGCTAGGCGAGATCGTCCTGCGGAGAAAGCCCGAATCGGTTTCCCAGGCGCGCGAGATGGTGCGCGATCTCCTCGGCGCCGACCATCCGGCCTACGAGCAGGTACGGCTGGCCGTCTCCGAGATCACGACGAACGCCGTCGAACATTCCGAATCCGGCCCCGTGGGAGATCTGGTGATGGTCGTCCTGAAGGTGGTCAACGACTTCGTGTACGTCGAGGTGACCGACCCCGGTTCCGCGTCCAGGAAACCCCACATCCAGGAATGCGCACCCCTGGACGCGGAAGGCGGTCGAGGGCTGTTCATCGTCGACGAGATCTCGGCCGGGAAATGGGGGGTCCGCGATTTCGGGGCCGGTGGCCGGACGGTGTGGTGCGCGATTCCGGCCACCCCGCCGAACGCCGCCGAGCCGCCCACGGCCGCGCCCGTCCTTCCCGCCGCCCAACCAGGATGA
- a CDS encoding ice-binding family protein has product MTGIGHSHIAPRSTVRSWLTGALTVAVALGCAAAIPHPASAAQAVNTAGTAHEMNATNTGPGTNEATPVPLGTATNFAVLAGTRVADTGATVVTGELGVSPGTAATGFPPGVVAGAVYTADSVAAQAQADLATAYDNAVRRPGTASLPAQLGGLTVKPGVYNPVSGAFQIAGELTLDGQGNPNAVFVLRAPGLVTAPASAVRLANGAQACNVFWQVGGSATLGANSNFVGNVLALNSITAADGATVNGRLLAREGTVNLDGATVTRSACAVVPSRQTSTKLAAFCDPEAPGHLTLVANVTSSGAAPLAGPVEFFANGVSQDKSQSDDGGRASLTVSHVPTRTHEFVAAFAGTNRLDPSTSPVLTVPVGPKGVCQAPPASPATAGDTAGADNKNKNNRGPVTYPPKKKAFKGRNSERHRHHHPRFRHHRHQR; this is encoded by the coding sequence GTGACAGGCATTGGTCACTCACATATTGCTCCGCGAAGTACCGTCCGCTCCTGGCTGACGGGGGCCCTGACCGTCGCGGTCGCGTTGGGCTGCGCCGCCGCGATACCGCACCCGGCGAGCGCGGCGCAGGCGGTGAACACAGCGGGCACGGCGCACGAGATGAACGCGACGAACACGGGACCCGGGACGAACGAGGCGACGCCGGTGCCGCTCGGCACGGCCACGAACTTCGCGGTGCTGGCGGGAACGAGGGTCGCCGACACCGGCGCCACCGTCGTCACCGGCGAGCTGGGGGTGAGCCCGGGAACGGCGGCCACCGGCTTCCCGCCCGGCGTCGTGGCCGGCGCCGTCTACACGGCCGACTCCGTCGCCGCGCAGGCCCAGGCCGACCTGGCCACCGCCTACGACAACGCGGTCAGGCGGCCCGGCACCGCCTCTCTCCCGGCGCAGCTCGGCGGTCTCACCGTGAAGCCGGGCGTCTACAACCCCGTCTCGGGTGCCTTCCAGATCGCCGGGGAGCTGACCCTCGACGGACAGGGAAACCCGAACGCCGTCTTCGTCCTCAGGGCACCCGGCCTGGTCACCGCGCCCGCCAGCGCGGTGAGACTCGCCAACGGCGCCCAGGCGTGCAACGTCTTCTGGCAGGTCGGCGGCTCGGCCACGCTGGGAGCCAACTCCAACTTCGTCGGGAACGTCCTCGCGCTGAACTCGATCACCGCGGCCGACGGCGCGACCGTGAACGGCCGCCTTCTGGCTCGCGAGGGCACCGTCAACCTGGACGGCGCCACCGTCACACGATCCGCCTGCGCGGTCGTGCCGTCGAGGCAGACCTCCACCAAGCTGGCCGCGTTCTGCGATCCGGAAGCGCCGGGTCATCTCACCCTTGTCGCGAACGTCACGTCCTCGGGGGCGGCCCCCCTGGCCGGGCCGGTCGAGTTCTTCGCCAACGGGGTGAGCCAGGACAAGTCCCAGTCCGACGACGGAGGCCGTGCCTCCCTGACCGTGTCCCACGTCCCGACACGAACCCATGAGTTCGTGGCCGCCTTCGCGGGCACGAACCGGCTCGACCCCAGCACCTCACCGGTGCTGACCGTGCCCGTCGGTCCCAAGGGAGTCTGCCAGGCACCACCGGCGAGTCCGGCCACCGCAGGCGACACCGCAGGCGCCGACAACAAGAACAAGAACAATCGGGGCCCCGTAACGTATCCGCCCAAGAAAAAGGCGTTCAAGGGAAGGAACAGTGAACGCCACCGTCACCACCATCCACGGTTCAGGCACCATCGCCACCAGCGCTGA